In the Natronoglycomyces albus genome, CACAACAGTGGCGTCTCGCGCCGCGACATGGTGAAGAGCCCTCCATCGACATTGGGCATCGGCCGGAATGATCGGGCCGGTAGGCGAGTGATGAGTTCGAAGTCGAACCAGGGCCACCATTGCGCGGTCATCATGGTGGCGCCACCGACTCCGGCTCGGCGGCGTGCGACTTCCCACTGTGCCACCAGGACCGCGTCTGTCCAGTCCGGTGCGTTGAGTAGGCGCCGGAGGATTGCTGTGGTCTGGTGAAATGGCAGGTTGCCAACGATCACGTGTGGGAATGGGGGCAACCGATAGGAAAGGAAGTCCCCGGTGAGGATGTTGGTGTTGTCCGCGACCCGTGCGCGGAGCCGTCGAGCATAGTGTGGGTCGATTTCGACGGCGGTGATGTGGCGGTTGAGGCGCTCCAGTCCGAAGGTGAGAGCACCGCCGCCGGGACCGATTTCGATGATGGGGCCATCAGTGGCCGCGACCGATGTGAGGATCGTTTTGACCGCTTGCGGGTCGATGAGGAAATTTTGGCCTAGTTCGTGGCGGCCGGGTAGAGAAGAAGGCATGGGAATGGGCTCCGCAAAGCTTGTCGGGAGCCGGGCAGAATGAACTTCCGCACCGGCAATGGGCCGAAATGCGGCGGAGTCGAGCGTTAAGGATGCATCGCCCGCCGCTAAGCGCAGCGGATGCGAATCAAGTTCGAGTTCATAATTCCCATGGCCTAGACGTTACTCATCGACCCGGTCACGGTTCAACCGAATTTTGAGGAGTTGGCAGGTCTCTGTCGCTACAACCCGACGACGTCGATGGGGCGGTAGGCCGGGGCTTCGCCCTTTGGCTGGTGTCCATAGTTGGAGTCGAACAGGACCAGCTGGTTGGCTACCCAGGTGGGGCCGTGGTAGCGCCGCAACGTGAGTAGGTCTTGTGAGGCCTGCTGGTTGGTGATGCGGTCTCCGGGCCGGGCAAGAGTGATGTGGGGGCGAAATTGTTTGCTATCGGGCGTCAGCCCTGAAGCGGTCAGTTCGGAACGTACGTCGAGTGCGAGTTCGACCAGAGCGTCCACATCTCCGTCGATGCCCGCCCAAACCACCGAGTAGCGGCCGCGCCCGAACCGGCCACCGCCTGCGATTGCCAGTTCGATCGGGTGGGATCGCTGGGCGGCCCGTCGTATGGCGTCGGTGACTGCCGGAATCGCCGGTGGGGCCACTTTTCCCAAGAATGCGATTGTCAGATGCCACCGGTCGTGACTGACCATGCGCGAGGAGCGGCCGGATGCGCGGCCGCGCATCGATTTTTGGGATGGTGAGCTGGGCGTATGGTGGCTTGGTTTCGCGCGTGTGGCTGGGCGGTTGCGGGAGCTCGCCGTGTTGATATCGGCGTCGTTGGTGTCGAATCCGGTGGTGCGTTGATGCTTGGCGATATGCAGGTCAGCCACGACAGATTGCAAGTCTGAGGCGACATCGGCGGGAACCGGGATGGCTACGAAGAGGCGCAGTTTCTCCGTGGGCTCGGTCCGGTTTGCGTGCGGTTGCGGTTGGGGCGACGGGGGTGTCGACGCAGCCGCCGGTGGGAGCCCATTGGCGGTGGGCCCCGAGGTCGAGGGCGAATTCTTGGGTTGGGCGGTGCGGATGGTGCTCACCGGGCCTCTCACGGAGTGTCTGGTGTCAGGTCCGATTGTCCCTGTTCATGGGCGGCGGCGACGGCTTTCGGGGCTTGGCGACGTGTCTGGCTTGCCAATGCGCGGCGAGCCTGGGTGAGAATCGCGGCGGTACCCGCTGGCTCCCGCCGACGGATGCTAGCCCGGGCTCGGCCATATGCCGCGGGTTCCACAGGTGCTTGGGGTGCTGTGCGAACCAATCGCGTCGGGCCGACCACGGGTATGGAGGCTGGCGTCCTCCGCGGCTAGGAGCGAAACGCCGTTGTATCCGCG is a window encoding:
- the thpR gene encoding RNA 2',3'-cyclic phosphodiesterase, producing the protein MSTIRTAQPKNSPSTSGPTANGLPPAAASTPPSPQPQPHANRTEPTEKLRLFVAIPVPADVASDLQSVVADLHIAKHQRTTGFDTNDADINTASSRNRPATRAKPSHHTPSSPSQKSMRGRASGRSSRMVSHDRWHLTIAFLGKVAPPAIPAVTDAIRRAAQRSHPIELAIAGGGRFGRGRYSVVWAGIDGDVDALVELALDVRSELTASGLTPDSKQFRPHITLARPGDRITNQQASQDLLTLRRYHGPTWVANQLVLFDSNYGHQPKGEAPAYRPIDVVGL